The Silene latifolia isolate original U9 population chromosome 4, ASM4854445v1, whole genome shotgun sequence region GAACCCTTATCtttaaggctctgtttggcaaaattaCCTGAAAAgttagctgaaaactgaaaagctaactgaaacttgaaaaggtaactgataaggtagctaaaaattaggagctgataaggtaactgattatataaaaatgtgtttggcaaagTAGGTGAAAAGGTGaatgattttggtaaaatgacgtaaaaggatatgaaaattatttaatattatagaataaaggggtacaaaatggaaaataagtcatttcagtgactgatttctcaaatgctacccgaTGAAGCATTTCATTTCGTGACCTTATTTggccaaataagctacttgccaaacacttgcaaaaaaatcaggtagctgaaattttggtcaaataagctactttggtcaaataagctacctgaagtgtcgtgccaaacagagcctaatcACAAGCAACAGATTACAGCTTCGGCCAAAATCGTCCTCGAACCCTTATTTTATGATGAGTAGGGGTAGACTTGGTAAAATTAACACCCGCTTCCACACCCGAACTGAGTACCTGAGCATGACCGTAACCCGAATTAACCTGAATCAATATGATCCAAccgaatgtttattgttgcaaACTAACAAATCATTATCCCTAGATAACTTGATAATAATATACCCAAAAATGACTCTAACTCAAAAAGATCCAAACCGACCATAATTCTtacaaacccaaaaactaaaccGACCCAAACAAGACCCGGTTGCCCCTTTGTCGGGTCTAATAGTGGTATGAGTTAAAATACCTGGCAGTAGGGTAGAATGCAAGTTTATTCTCAGATTCGTGTTATCATGTAGAGTTGTAGAACAATTTCTTAATCTCTCCATAAAATCTATCAATGTCTCGCTTCAATGAACAATTTTATTAAACACCGTCATTCCATAAATTCTAAATTTGTCACTTGAAAGAAAACTTAATACGAAGCTATTCCTAACTTGTTACTTATGTTTGTTGTAAAActttaagggggtgtttggttggaggagttggaatggaatggaatggatttaaTCCATTCTAGTGTTTGTTTGAgctattttggaatggagttagaatccggATGGATTCTAAATCCATTCCAACCCCCTCTAATCTCATACCCAACCTTTCACCcaagattctaactccattccatgaTGTTTAACATTTCATTCCATTCCAAGGTTCAACCAAACAATATAAACCAAGTATGGGATTTAAAATCCATACCACAATGGTATGagattccaatccattccattccttcCCTCCGAACCAAACGCCTCCTAAATCATATTAACGTTGAACTCAAATTTAATTAAGAAGCAAGAATCTTAGTAGTTGGCTTAACTCTTTAGCACATGGCATGACAAAGCAGGGTGAATGGGTGGTTAATAAAAAAAGGATTAATTAATTAGTGATTTGGTTAAACGGTGTATGTTGATATTGATTAGTAAACGGAAAGCATATTTTCTTTGGCCAGCCAGACAGCAAATTAAGCAAGCAGGTAGTAAAAGAGACAAAGCACCACTGTCTTAAAAGTTGAGCTTAAGTAAATTTAAATATGAAGACCACTTAATCACATTATTAATTACCATTTTCATGAGTTTATAATAAATCAAAGTGGTTTGACGTAGACACTAAGCTAAAGACACACTCACATTAGTCACATACACACATATACCCTTCTCATTTACTTGCATTATTGCATTCCAGCATGCTATAATGCTCATCAGCTAGCCGTGTATGATTTATCATTACTAGATTTGGATAAAATTGACCCGATTTATAGAACCCGATTCTAATCACCTGAAACTATATTGATAGAATCTAAAAAACACAGTGATCCAAAATCAATCAGTCTTAAGAGTGTATGTTCGATACTTGTTACGTTCCGTCCGTCTAAGATGGCTTTGGCCAACGATCCAGTGCTAACCAGCGGTTGAAATTTtcaaagtttttagttaaatttttcgaatATTTTTCGACTGCACCTTATATTATTATTCATTTGCTACCCTTAAAATTTTTCGCCCCCTAAGCTCAAATCTTGGCTCCGTCACTGACGATGACCAGTCTAATCAAAGATCAAATAAATAACCATGAAATCGTTGTAAAAAAAACCAAGAATGTACTTAAATAACCAAGACAAGTTCTTAAAAAAAACAATTTTACAAAGAGCAAGAGCTAAAATAATGTGACTACCGTAATTTTTAGGATTTTTCTTAACATGGTACTACTTTCTGTtactttttttgtttaattttacGTGGTACCACTTATTTTTTAACAATGTTACTGTCTTACTAGTAGTCTGGTACCCATGAACTTATTAAACACAAATTGCTCTTAAACTATCCAAATTACTTAATTTTGAGATTTTAGGTAAGTAGTtaaattttgtaaagaaaatatATTTACAGCCGAGTAAACGATTTTCATGTTAAATGATTTCATGAATATTATCACAAAATTAACCAAAAGTATAAAATCTAAGCATATAAAAGCGTACCAAGTAgaattaaaaaaacaaaaggatATCACTTAAAGAACCGTACCGACTCATATCAAAATTTACTTCTAATTTGTTGCGTACCATGAACATCTCTTTCAAACCCCCACGTACGATCAAATAATGCACTAACTAGTCCAATATTCCTCTTCTTTGTTGACTGAAGTATATATGATAGTGGATTAGTGGAGTATTAACAGTCAAAAACATGTTAAAAAGTATGTTCAAGGCAAAATAATGACATTAAGATAATTTAGATTATAGTTATAATGAATAGATTAAATTACAAAGTGCAAATCACATAATCGTACGTGGGGACGATCTTTTTATAGGTTGAAAGATCGTCAATATAATTAATTTGGATGAAATATAAAGCCATTGATGATTGATTATGCATGTTAATCAGATACTTAGACTAGTCAATTATTAGTAATTACAATGATTTATGTATAGTCCTCTTTTCTTTTGGTTGATGATTGGATGTACTTTCAAAGTGATATCTGATAATGCGTTCGTGAGTATGTATCCTACGGTACAATATTTGGACCACTATCAAATTTCATATTTCCCTCTTGATGTAAGATGAAACCTAGGACAATTATCGCAGCATGCATGTTTTTTTTCTTGAAGACAATGCcataatgttattgttgttaacAATTCACACCTATTTATTATGATCTTCCACATTAATTTTGGGGTAAAATTTAGTGGTATGGTGATACGTGAATATAAATGAAAGTAAGAGAGAGAATACAGGGTCGCAAATTACTATAACCACAAATGATAGACAAACAAAGAAAGTGGAAAATCTTAATGAATTTGCCGTTTTAAAAAATGTGGAAAATGATAATCGGAGGGAGCACTTTAACTTCTTACTCAGTATCTTATAAAATTGTAGTACTGATATTGAATTTAGTAATAGCAAATAATGACAACATGTTTGTATATGAGATCAATCCAAGAATAATTAacatttataattaaaaaaagagtaaattatcaaaaaCTCCCTTTTATAtacaaatttttaaaaattactcccttatataattttttttaaaacttacTACCTTTAAATAGCAAAATGTTAGAATAGCAAAATAACACTTTAGTTTGTACTCCTCTATTCTAGTTAATAATTTATATTTACTTTATTTCTTCCTCACGAAATAAAGTAAACGTAAATTAAACTATTTATTGAGagagagggagtaatttttaaaaaaattataaacaaTAATAATGTCATAGCTTCATATTTAATTtgagtttttatttatttatttaaaattgctGAAATGGAATTTAATCAACAacttaaacaaacaaaaacattaATCTGATTTAATGATGTGTAATCTAACTAGACATAGCCTAAAAACTATTGTTGATCCTACAAAACTCGAAcataaataattttataaaatccAAGCAAGATGAAACCGCCGTGATCTGACACAAAATGACACGATAATTGTCATGACAGATAGTTCGATACAGAAACCCAAATCCAACACAACACACATTATTACCAGTTTATCGCCTCCAACTCTGATCTAAATAATTATCCAATAGATACTGGAAATTGTAAAACCAATCCGACTTGAAACTAACCCGAAGTGAAAAACTCAAACAAGACGGAAATAGAAATTAATCCGCTCTGACTCGTAGTTGACCTGAGTCGAAAACACTAGAATAGAAAATAACCCAACTAAAATTAACTTCGTTGCACACTAGGTAGCACAGACACTCCTCCTAACTAgtcgtcccgtgtccgacaccgacACTCGATGGACACACGCGGACACGCCTAAATATGCCGGATACTTATAAACGAGGAATGAGATGTCGAAAGACTGAAAGATATTGATTAGAAGACGAGTTTGAGTGGGAAGTGAGAATAAGTTATAGTtaaaatcaaattttatcttcaattatttaaatttaatatcaaatacatttacaaaaataaaatggtacgttaggtataactataaaatatatattttattaaatttaaataacgtgtcccgtgtcttaaatttcatgggatgccgtgtccgtgtccgtgttcatgtccgttttggtgctaccgaAGCACTTGCACATTTGAGTTGGGCCTCATTTCTATACCACCACCACCGTCCAACACTACTAACAGTCTAGCacacaataacaaagtccaacaaTCCCAGTTAACCCGAAACCTAAATAAACCCCCAAATTCAAACACAACAATGGCGGGAAATCACACAGTCCAGTCTCTCTCCTCTCCATTCTTCCTCTTTCAATCTCCATTTTTACGCTTGGGATTAATCTCTCTCGTCCATGGCGTCGGTCCGAAAAGTACGAGCGAAAATAGAGAATATGCGAAACTCATATCTCTAATTATCAGCAAAAAATTCGACTCTTCTTTTTCCTTCTTCGAGAAGTTTCTTCGTTCTGTCATACTAATTTTGATCTACTTGATGATAATCAAGGTTTTAATTCGACTATTATCTCCTTTAATTACTCTATATTTCCTGTTTTTTTTATCGATTTAAGAGTTTCGTACTGGAATTAGGGTTTGTGATTTAGTATTTGTGCTATTATTGTCAATTTTTTTAACTTCAGTGCTAATTGAATTGATTAATCTCCTAATGTTCATGTAGAAACGAGGattgttcgtttttttttctttcgagaAGTTTATAAGTTGACGAAATAGAGATGATGAATGTTGTGTTTCTTCTAAATGACAGTCGGAAATTGCAGTGAAGTTAGGGAAACTCAAGGCAGAATTGAGAGAACTCGAGTGTGAACTCGTCAGAGCGCTTTCAGGTATTTCATATAATCGATGCAGCTCTTGTGCATACTGACTATTGTCGTTGATTTAGACATGATGTTGCTGTATCAGTACTTATGCTAGATTGTTCTATTTGTTTAGTACATTGTAAATTGTAATGTATTGCTATTAATCGATACAGCTCTTGTGCATATATTGACTATTATCGTCGATTTAAAGGTGATGTTGCTGGATTGAGTAGTTTTTCAGCTTATAGTTagatttttaatttgttttgtACAATTTTCCTTATTGTGATGTATTGTCGTGGATTTGACTTGATGTTGCTGTATCGAGTAGTTTTCCAGTTTGGGCTAGATTGTTCAATTTGTTTTGTGCATTGTGAATTGTAATGTATTTTGTCATTAGTGATGTTACATGTCTTCGATAAGTATTGCATTCAGTTGACAGTAGTATTGAGTATTTCAgtatacctttttttttttttccccgtAAATTAGAATTGAGCAACTCAAGAGTTGGATTGGTCAAAGATTTTGTGATGATGCCTGAGTGCCTGACCCCTCACTAGTTGAGGCTAGTACTGGTTGAGTGCTGAGGCTTATGCTTATAGGCTGGTAAACCTTGCACCATTTTCGTATGTCCCAGTGAGCTAAATACTCATTATTCTTTTATCTTTCAGAGATCATATAATATACGGAGTAGCAAATTACTAGTTCTAGTTGTTCAAACAAGTTTATGCGTAGTTGCTCAAAAATGTTTCTTTTTTTATGGAATAGAAGTCTGTTCATCACTGGTAATGGGGAAAAAAAACTTATCTGTGTTTTCAATGTAGGCAAGACTCACGAGGTCTAAGGCATTGTGGGTAATGTTGTTATTGGTGTATGAGTAATTGAGTATCCCTTGACCAGTTGCTTAAAAGAGTTACTGATGATGGTTGAAAGTTTAGGCTGCTAAAGAAAGATATTTTATGTGCTAGTATTAGTGCTTTGAGGATGGAGATATATGATGTATACACGATCGGTACATGACCATGAAATTTTTTCACTCGTCATCTTGATCAAGCatacttttataataaagatGCAGAAGGAAAGCAAGCTGGTGGCTGTTGCCAACTTCTTTTCCGAATCAAGAATGAAGGGTAGATGAACTTCAAATCATTGTAAAAGAGCAAGAAGCCCGTAAGGATAAATATGCAGCCATGATCCATCTTGTCCCCTCAATCAAAAGGTAAATATTTTTGTACATTTTGTTTTAACTAtgttaaaatctgtttttttattttttattttttattttcaaaaGGGTAACTCACCAATGCAGCATTTCTGCGAAGTGCGAACATCTCCATTCATAGTGTGAGTTTCGAATTAGACAAAAGGAGTGCCAATCTTATAAGACCATGATTTATTGGAGCTTAGGAAGTAGGAACTACATTTAGTAAATGTTGTGCCTCATGTTGATATTTTACTTTTTAAGCTTTATGAGCTAACATATTGGAGATTTGTGATACTATACTAATTCTAGAGGACCATAAAATTAGAACTTTTGGGAAACTTCATATTAGTTTACTCAAATGATAAGAGTTCTCTGTATCTTTACCCATTTCTTTGTTTCTTTTTGCCAAAGCTCTTGTGGAATTTGAAGACAAGAGTAAATAAGTTGATAAACATAgagaagaaatacaaaaggcatgTACATGGTACAACAAGGTGCTTGGTTGGCGAATTGATAGGACACATGGTAAGCTCAAAGCCTCTATTTTTAGAATTTATAGTATGCTAGTAGTAACACTGATATAACCATCTCATTTCTTATTGTTTCCTTTTGGGACAGGTGCAAAATATACGTTTATTTTCATCCATAGGAAATGTCCGGACGAAGAGTATTCTTTCACCATTCGCAACGCAAACAATGTTTATACTTTTAAGTATTGTATTAATAATTTCATAGCAGCTACTAGTTTGTACACTGATAATTGATAGTTAGGACTTTATTCCTTTTGCGTAATGACAGCAATCTCCAAATGCCCCGTCACAGTGATTCATTGTGAGCCTCAGTTGAAAGACACAGATGAGTCGGTCACGGAGTTGAACACAAGCAATGGCTTAGAATTATGAGAGAAAACATCCATGATGCGGCATCAGGTACGCCTTGATGACTCTACCCCCTAATTATGTAGATAAAATCTGGTTAATGTTTGTCTTTGTAGTAATTCAATTTTGGTGCTAAACAAGACACTATGTCAAGCTGTTTGGAACGACGAAACCATAACCTTCTACCTTGATAGTGATAGCGTTCATGTACTTCCTTCGACATATAGTCAGTTCTTTGCATTCTTTCCTAATATAAGTGGTTTTTGTTCCTTTTAGGTGATAGATCCCAGCTTAAAATCAGGATCATGACTGTGCCAGTATAGCCATGTCTACCCCAATTTCCTCAGCTTGAGTTGATAGTAGAAAACTAGAAATTTTCTTACTGCTCCTATTAAGGAAGTGAACAGAGATGTTACACAAACTTATCATTGCAAAGGGTTCAAATCACCCCTTCTTTCTCCTGCTTCTGCATCATCTTATTGACAATCTCCTCGTATTTTGGTAATACTTGCTTTATTTAATACATTACTCTGTTTTTCTTAGTCGGCCTTCAGTTTTCTCTATGTTTAATTACTTTGCCTATATCTGATTTCTTGATTTCTTCTAGTGTTATATGCTTTCGTGTTACAGCTGCATAAAAAAATCAAGGCCTATATCTGATTTCTTGTTTACGATACGAGAAGAGACTAAACAGGTCACCTTTTTCATTGGGACTGTTAGAGTTGCGGCCAATGCTCATTAGATTAGCAAATAGGCGTATATTTTGTGTATGTCATGACTCATGACTCTTTCAGTGGGATTTGCATTCTGGTTTGTGCACTTTTATATGTTATGTGACTTGGTCTCTGTTCCTAAATCCTTAATTTGGTGTTTGGGGTATTGTTTTGTTTATCAAGTAACACTTCTGTTTATGGTGAAGTAGTTGTCCTTTTGAAAACTTGCATTCTTTATGTTTTATTGTCATGACTCGGATTTTGTTAATACTTATATTGTTTAATACTCTCTACATCTGATTGAATTTTATAAGTTTGATTAAAATATACTCCATACCGCATAATGCTCATATATATAATgctcatatatatacatatattgaACAAATGCATGAAATTCAGCTGAACAGATGAAGTATTACTCGGTTATTCCTTGTCagccttttgttttttttatgttcCATTACTTTGCCTAAACACAATATTGAAATAATTTTAGATGTAGAAATGCAATGTTATATTCTCTAAACACTCCGCCTTGAGTAATAGATTACATTAACCTCTTCACCATATCAAAAAGTGTATAGCATGCAAACCATGCAGGCTTGAGGGTCAAGCACTGTTGAGTCTGTTCACGGATCGTGCACTAGTGCTTTATTAGCAGTCTCGAACAGTGTATTAGAATCCTACTCTCAGTTATCAATGGTCAACACACTCATGTTCATTTGGGAAAATAATTCGTATTTGAATGTAACTAAAGAGTAATAACAAAACTTGCGGTACGAAGTAAATTGATTGACTAGCACCTCCCAAGTCCCAAGTAGGAAGTTTGGTGGTACAAGTCTGGTAGTAGGTGaaaacataaacaattaaacataTTCTGATAGTTTCTTAAAGTCTACAAATGCATCTTAAACTAAACATTTAATTCCAATATTCGACATAAGTAAGTAATCTAAAGTACTAATTGAAACgaaaaaacaaaagtaaaagtaCATATAAgtaaatataaataaatgaagAAGTCAGATAATCTAATTAAACGAATAATACTCTGTATGTATTACTCCTCCAAATATATATGTTCTTTTCATTTATCTATTATATGTGAGTAGTATTTTAGTAAAATTTGGAGAGAGTACAATTTACAGAAGATAAAAGGGTGAGacgaaaaagagagaaaaagttgATCTACTAAATCATAAAGTTGGTTGTTAATTTTAAGAATCGAGTTCTAAAATAAGAACTAGGTAAACATATGGAAATGTGATGACCAATGACCATGACAGAAAATGTGAAGTTTCTTTAAACTTTATCTATTTCTAATAAAAATAAGTTCCTCTATTATAGATTAAAGTTCTTAAATATTGAAAATAGACAAATATGATACCGAAAATAGACAAATATGATACCGATGAGGTTTTTTGGTCAATGTCCATCCACTTCCCTATGTAAGCAGTCGTTTATTTTCCAAAGGATTAAGAATATAAGCAGTTACATTAATTGGTAAAAAATTCGTCTCATGCCCCTTCATTTACTGCACTATTCTTGTTACTTTAAAATGAACAAGAACTGCTCAATTTCTTTCATTACTTTTTACTAATCATTCTTATACAAAATTCCCTCTTCTTATTTTACAGTTAACATTTTGAACAATGGCTTCAAAGGTTACGAAAAAGGTGAACTTTTATGTTtacaaatttgttatgtattcCGTCTTCAAATGAATTACATACGTTTGTTTATTATATGTAAAGTATTTCAAGCTTCCCGATTGTTTGTCACAAATaatactatacaaccagttgtataataagcattgtacaaccctatagattaatccgagcttatgtgtaatttttctgaGCTGTGTAAGAGTTTTACTTTTTTTtgtttaagtgtgtgagttcaaaaactttacAACATAGCTCAGATTCTTCttaacaaaactcgaaaactttagtacACAGCTCGGATTCTGCATCGTACAACTGCATACAACAGGTTGTATAATCTATTCATTggttatttgtttacttttgattaaaatacctcaCACAAAATAGGAATACAATGTAAATAAGTGATTGAGACGGAGATAATATATTTTAATCAATAGTAAGAAATTCAGTTGAAAGGAAGGAGTACTTCTTAACGCCTTCTTCTTTGAATCGGTTCTTACGTGTAATAACATACGAGTATTTATTTTACTGCAATTTCTTACAGTTGGTCCATTACTAATTTCCAGTATTTCCTTCCATTGAATCGAATCATCTTTTAAAAAATATACAGTTCAATGAAACATACGGAGTACTAGATATGTTTATTCTTCGGAAAGCGAAGAGATGAGGGTATTTGTGTTTAATTTTACACGTAGGTCAGTTGGGTATTTTTGGGTTCTTGACCCCGGGGCAATGCGAGAAATGAATATTTTAATAGTCTCATATTTAGGATTTTTGCTAGCAAAAATTGATAAATCTTAGCTATTTTTTTTAGAGTTTGGGCCTTTGGGGTAACGAGCGAGTGCTACTCCTTGTTACTTGCTAGCTCCGGCTGTACCTTTATTATTGCAGGAAAGAATTATAAATTCATTTAAAACAACCTGATGCTTACAGAGTTACAGTTGAAAGTGTTCATTTAAAACAACCTGATGCTTACAGTTGAAAGTGCTAGCCAAACAGTAGGTAGTTGAAATTGTTATGGGGTTAAAGTACTCTAGTTTACGATGTTATTTACTTTACTCTCCAGCACCGGGAAGTTGGAGAGGGAAATATGGGTGAAGTTGTGTCCGGTAAACCGCTGTTATGGTCATACAAGATGATGAGATCTGATATGGGTATGTATCAGTGTTGGACTAGTCATGACTCATTATGTGACACGACTACACAATGATCGTGGACTGGGATACTAGGACACGTTTTCGATTCACCTGTATTTGAACAATAAAATTGCATATGCCTTCATTTTTTCGCAGAGCAAAATTAGCATCAATCTAAAGGTAGCACTGGCTGAAGCAAACAAGAGGGTATCATCCTACGAAAACTTTGTATGTTCACCACTAGGCATTCACATTTTGCTGAGTATATTGGCTAATGGCTCAACTGGTGAAACACGAAATCAAATATACAAAGTTTTGGGGTCCAAAACTCTGAAAGAAATCAATAAAACGGCCTCAGATTTCAAGAAAGTTGTCTACCCAAAAATCGATGCCAACCTTAAGGGTCTGGAGACTCCGGAGGTGTCATTTGTGAATGGAGCGTGGGTCGATCAGCAGAATACCTCTTTAAGGCCTGCTTTTCAGAAGCTTCTTGAAGGCACCTATAAGGCTGATGTTCAAGCTGTTGATTTTCAGAACAAGGTATGAACAACTTTTATGCCTTATACATCGTATTACTAACACATTGTGTAACTAGATT contains the following coding sequences:
- the LOC141651103 gene encoding serpin-ZX-like, producing the protein MLFTLLSSTGKLEREIWVKLCPDTFSIHLYLNNKIAYAFIFSQSKISINLKVALAEANKRVSSYENFVCSPLGIHILLSILANGSTGETRNQIYKVLGSKTLKEINKTASDFKKVVYPKIDANLKGLETPEVSFVNGAWVDQQNTSLRPAFQKLLEGTYKADVQAVDFQNKEEVCEDINSWVREATSGLITELLSPQLLEQDTILVLGNALFFKAAWKIRFVSCVNKAFYLITGETIIAPFMSTLKPHYQFRGALFDDFKLVRFPYKTGQDTTRQFAMYIFLPNANDGLLSLMERFSKDPGFLDQLELSSVFSQIFGSPNSNSPICFRSRTH